The Brachypodium distachyon strain Bd21 chromosome 4, Brachypodium_distachyon_v3.0, whole genome shotgun sequence nucleotide sequence CAAATGCTAACGTGTACATAAATTAGGTAACATTTGGTGCATGCTACCTTGCCCTAATTATTTACTCCCTCTTTTTCTCAATACATGTCGTATTAGGTTTTGTTAAGACAGGCTTTGACCAGAGTTGTACTTCATTCTTCATTAACATGTGATTTATATGATATGAAACCAAGATTATCAGTAAGTACTTTTGTAGTTGAATCTAGCGGTAAATATTCCATGCCATAAAAATCACATATTAACAAAGTAACTCTTGGTCAAATCCTTGTATTAACGAAACCTAATATGCCATGTATtgagaaaaggagggagttTAATCTAAGCTCTTAATAGTTCTGTGTTATCCTTTTGTGCTATATTACATTAATGAGCTAATATTTGGTTCATGCTAACTTGCCTTCAttaattatactccctccatttcacaaagaatggtgCCCACGCTTTtcgaggtcgaactttgaccaatgattagaccaattgtatgtagattatatgttacaaattttatatcgttggaaaggtttttgaaatacgaatccaatgatataatttttgtaacacataagccTCAAATCATTATTCTAATTGTcggtcaaagcaaaatcttgaaatgcgtgcgtgccattctttgtgaaatggagggagtataatctAAGCTCTCAAGAGTTCCGTGTTATCCTTTTTTGCTATATTTTATGTAGTAGCCTGTTGTGGCACCCATGCCATTTACATTTTGTTTAGCAGTGCAGTGCTTTATTTTCGTCTCAGGAAATGTATCTAATCCTAGTCATACACAGATCACTGTTATTCTTATATTTTCCGATAAGCCAAAAGTTGAAGACCTATTAGTTTGTATGTCCTTCCATTGATTTAGACTCTGTGCTAATGTTGCTCAGGTATGCAACTGCAAGTGCTCGTTCTGATGGCCTTCTTTTGCTTTGTGGTGGGAGGGATACTAATAGTGTGGTAAGTTACATACTACTCGTGAGTTGTGACAATAAGTTCTGCAGGAGCCTGTAGCAAAATTGGTGAATTGCTAATTGGGCATACTTAATTATTTGACCATGTATGATTACCTTCCATAgtaatatatgcatgcatttaGCTGGTCTCAGTTTTTAGATTCAAAGTTGTCATAAGTCACAACAAGGGCTCGTGTATATCTTCCGTGTAAATGATAGTCAGCTGCATGGTTGCACAAATTCAACAGTGGCGCATTCTGGTGTTGTTACATTGCATGCATCTACTTCTCTGCAGCATAGGGTGAATGGGTCCATCACGATCTTCTAGTGTGGCCAAAACCGCATGGTCATGGTTGAATGATGCCTGAATGAGTATTTTAGCCAGTTCACTTGTGAAATTATGCCCTTTAAAGATATTTGATTGAATCAGGCCAGAAAGTCCTTCTGGTGGATGTAAACTAAGCTGGGAGATGGTTTATGCTGAGCAATGAATATTTGAAGTTAGGTCTTCTACGTGCCATTTCAGTTTAATTGGCTCAAAAAGGGTCATTTCGATAAAATTAGCTCGAAAACCAGTCATTTCTGGCATTCAGCTGTTATTCCATTTACATTCAATTAGCTCGAAGACCGGCCATCTATGGCTAAATCAaacactaaatgaggtgattAACGTAAAATTTGTATATAAACAAGCTCTTGGTACTCTTGACGCATTTTGACAGTCCCACACACTGACAATTGAGCCACAGCTCTAATAACCAGATCTCCAAACAACCTTCTTCAGAACAGCACCATTCCCACAACAGCAACTTTCCATATCAGACAACCGCACAACTGCTTTTGAATAAGCCAgaacccaaccaaacagggctTGAATCTGAAACCAATCGTTCATTTTATGGTCTTTAGACATAAGGATAAGGGAGCAGCTGGCCTATCAAATAAGGGATAATATCCCATTAGTTAAGAGTATCTTAGTAGTTAGGAATATATAAGATGCTAAACTTAGAGTATACTATTAGTATTTTAGTAAGTAAGTGTATCTCATTGGTATCTTATTCATTAAGAGTATCATCTATAGTCTTGTACAATTGTGCACCATCATACTTGTATCAGTTTATGATatgctatttatttttttggctaAAATCATCAGCCCCTGTCAAGTGCGTACGGTCTTGCAAAGCATAGGGATGGGCGCTGGGAGTGGGCAATTGCCCCTGGTGTTTCACCATCACCCAGATATCAACATGCAGCTGTAAGTTATCAAATTTTGCTCCCtcaatttaatttatttattcacTATTTAGATTGATCTCATCCCATTGTTGTAACTTTATTTTGGTTTAGGTTTTTGTCAATGCACGACTTCATGTCTCTGGAGGCGCTCTTGGAGGTGGTCGCATGGTAGAAGACTCCTCAAGTGTCGCAGGTTCCATTTTTCAGAACTTTAAAATCACCATCGTTTTGTCTATGTAATTTTTTGGTGTGAATTCATGGAACTTCCAAATTCTTTCGGTTTATTTAGTGGTAGTTGGCACAAGGGTCATTTAAGAATGAATTCCTTCCTTAGTTTCTTTTACTAAGCACATTATGTTGTTTCCCTGTTGGCTAAAGTGGCGTTTTGTTGTTTTCCGGTGTCCAAGATTGATTTTTGCTATTGATTAGACATCGAAAGATGCATGCTTTTACTGCTTATGTGCAGCTCATATAATCCtttttatgaaaatatatgttCTGTTCGAGTGCTATTTATATTTCAACCTTGACCACTTCTTTGGATGTTTGAATCCTTATCTGCTGTGCTATTCTTTCTTAGTATTGGACACTGCTGCTGGAGTTTGGTGTGACACAAAATCAGTAGTTACAACTCCAAGGACAGGAAGATATAGTGCGGATGCAGCTGGTGGTGAAGCGTCTGGAGAGCTTACACGAAGGTGCAGGCATGCAGCTGCTGCAGTTGGTGACTTGATATTTATTTATGGAGGCTTACGGGGAGGTAAGCATTTCAGTTTCTTCAGACTCCTCACATGACAGGTGGAAAATAGGgttgtttcttgttttgttgaaTGTTCACTAAGCCAAATCATAGTTTAACTTTATGCTATTTGcctttcttgttttgttgaaTGTATGCTCTTTACTAGTTCTGTTTATGATGAGCAACATTGCTAGCTTGTCCAGGTCAACTGAAGTATGGTCAATGATATACATGAGATGCTTGTCAGTTACAACTGCACTCATTTGCTTTACTaaattatttgtttgtttacaAAATTTCATACTAATATGTAGTATAGGATGgaagataacctgcaaaaaaaaaattagtttgTTCCTCTCAGTGACTTACTGCATGTGGTCAAATCGGGGCAGTGCATGAAGTTTGATATTACAACCATTCAGCCATAGCCCATATGATTGGGCTATTCACAAAATAAGTATGCAACATTGACTGGCAGCTGGTGCAGGCAAACTTTTGATGCTGTGTCCAAGATTGGTTTCAAATTCTGCTAAGAAGCAATCACACATAATTGCTATTTCTTGCACACTGCATTTCAATTGCTGTGCAGtgtaaccatcttttaatttaTCTATGTTCTCAGTTTTTTTACTTCTGTAGTTCTgttagttttattttgtagCCGCCTTTTCtctttcgaaaaggaggtttTCTCCCTGGCCAGTCTAAGTCTACACTTGGGGAGTAGCTGCAACAATTTTCTTTGTTCACATTTCCTTCAAACTCAGAAAATGTAGGTTTGCtgggttttttttattgatgcCAAATTTCATATGCAATTGCTACCACAGGTGTGCTGCTGGATGATCTCCTTGTTGCTGAAgatcttgctgctgctgaaacAACAAGTGCAGCTAACcatgcagcagctgcagccgctAACATGCAAGCTGGAGGAACACCTGGCAGATTTGCTTACAACAATGAACAGACAGGGCAAACGGCAGCCGGAACAACTCCTGATGGAGCTGTGGTTCTTGGAACCCCAGTTGCTCCTCCTGTTAATGGGGACGTGTATACTGATATCAGCCCTGAGAATGCTGTGATCCAGGGACAGAGGTTGGCATCATTTCCGTCCTAAACTTGTGCTAACGTTGTTTCTTTACATGTTTTGTTAGTATTAAGTGTAAGCTACCACATTCTGATATGTGTGTTCTAAACTTATCTTTGCGTAGGAGATCGAACAAAGGCGTTGATTATCTGGTTGAAGCATCTGCTGCTGAGGCTGAGGCAATCAGTGCTACTTTAGCCGCTCTAAAGGCTAGGCAAGTTAATGGAGAAATGGAACATTCACCTGACAGAGAGCAGTCTCCAGGTGCCATGCCAAGTGGGAAGCAAAATTTAAGCCTCATCAAACCAGATGCTGCTCTTTTGAACAATTCAACACCACCTCCTGGCGTTCGGTTACACCATAGAGCAGTGAGCAGAAATTTTGGCAATTTTTGAATTCTCCGTGGTTTATTAATTCTAAATCTTCTGATTGTTTATTCTCTTTTCCATAGATTGTTCCCTTATATGACAGACGATAACATTTCATCTTAGAGGCTTTATCCTGTACAGCTTAGGCCAAGTTGTTTCTTGGCATGCttgatgttttttcttttgtcatgtagGTTGTGGTAGCAGCAGAAACAGGAGGTGCCTTAGGTGGCATGGTTAGGCAGCTCTCAATTGATCAGTTTGAAAATGAAGGAAGAAGGGTCATCTATGGCACTCCTGATAATGCAAATGCGGCTAGAAAATTACTGGATAGGCAGATGTCTATTAATAGTGTGCCCAAAAAGGTATTCTACTTTGCATAAACAGAGTTATCTGTGAAAAATTAGATACGCTAGAAATCTTTATTGTAAATTTgaagaatctgtatcataaaAGGTTAAATGGTACATTCTCTCTTTTTCGTGTGTGAGATAACAAGGCAGTCTGCTGGGATATAGATGGAACTCACGATGGCCATTATATTTTTCAGAGCAAATTTTTTTCTACTTTATTTTTAGGTACTCACATAGTAATATTTTTTGGGTCAAATTAACCAGGTGATTGCATCTCTGCTGAAACCTCGTGGTTGGAAGCCTCCTGTGCGAAGACAATTCTTCTTGGACTGTAATGAGATTGCAGATCTATGTGATAGTGCTGAAAGAATATTTTCAAGTGAACCAAGTGTCATACGGCTTAAAGCTCCCATCAAGATATTTGGTGATTTGCATGGCCAGTTTGGTGACTTAATGCGATTATTCGATGAGTATGGCGCTCCATCAACAGCAGGAGATATTGCGTGAGTATCTTTTCGATTTTTTAATTACTTTGACTGTAATTCAGTATTTTATTCTTTCCAGTTGTGTGGATTTGTTGGTATCTTGTTGAATGCTGAAAGCCTGAACCTACTAGAACACTTCTTCATCACAGCACTGCTGGAGCACTTAATGTTTAGTTTATtatttattaatatatttcCCTAATATCTTGATTTGTTCATGAAGCCTTGAATATGAAAATCTGCTTGGTGCTTCTTTCGGGGAGACATTTGAAGCTAGCACTCACATCTCGTATCTACCTTTTTGAAATTTCAGTTACATTGATTATCTTTTCCTGGGAGATTACGTGGATCGTGGTCAACATAGCTTGGAAACTATCACTCTTCTCCTTGCACTGAAGGTAGTAACTACCAAACTGTGAGCTTACCTTGGAACAGGGCTATTTCACTTTTGTCAGGCAGTTTTTATTAAAAGTTGTAATGCTAACCCCACTGTACAATTCAGGTTGAGTATCCTAATAACGTACATTTGATTCGAGGCAATCATGAGGCGGCAGATATCAATGCTCTGTTTGGTTTCCGAATAGAGTGCATAGAGCGAATGGTAACAAATTCATCTTCTTTATATTGCATCCCTGTATGTGGCTAGATATGTATGTTGTGCTCAAATCACTGTTCTTTGCTAAAAATTAGGGTGAGCGAGATGGAATCTGGACCTGGCACCGCGTGAATAGGTTATTTAACTGGCTTCCTTTGGCTGCCCtaatagagaaaaaaataatctgcatgcatggtggtATTGGTCGGTCCATTAACCACATTGAACAAATCGAAAATCTTCAAAGACCAATTACCATGGAAGCAGGCTCAGTTGTTCTAATGGATCTTCTCTGGTCAGCATTTTAACACCTCTTTTTTTATTATCACACTATTATTGGAAGATCCTCACTTATTTTACTCATTTTCATGATTTACTTTTTATGCTTAAAGGTCAGATCCAACTGAGAATGACAGTGTTGAAGGGCTCAGACCAAATGCTCGGGGCCCAGGTCTTGTGACCTACGGGGTATGTGTAATCTGTGTTCTGTTTAGCTCTTGTTCTCCCAGTTGGTTCTTCTACTTTATGGAAACTAACCTGTGGTACCACAGCCTGACCGTGTTATGGAGTTCTGCAACAACA carries:
- the LOC100827818 gene encoding serine/threonine-protein phosphatase BSL2 homolog isoform X1, whose product is MDVDARMATESDSDSDAAAAAAQSGGGSGSETPSVSPPPEAAVSAAPAVAAGPRPAPGYTVVDAAMDKKEDGPGCRCGHTLTAVPAVGEEGSPGYIGQRLILFGGATALEGNSATPPSSAGSAGIRLAGATADVHCYDVLSNKWSRLTPLGEPPSPRAAHVATAVGTMVVIQGGIGPAGLSAEDLHVLDLTQQRPRWHRCFSLYYDSIFCIQDLLLLLSMLRVLHVLCRVVVQGPGPGPRYGHVMALVGQRFLLTIGGNDGKRPLADVWALDTAAKPYEWRKLEPEGEGPPPCMYATASARSDGLLLLCGGRDTNSVPLSSAYGLAKHRDGRWEWAIAPGVSPSPRYQHAAVFVNARLHVSGGALGGGRMVEDSSSVAVLDTAAGVWCDTKSVVTTPRTGRYSADAAGGEASGELTRRCRHAAAAVGDLIFIYGGLRGGVLLDDLLVAEDLAAAETTSAANHAAAAAANMQAGGTPGRFAYNNEQTGQTAAGTTPDGAVVLGTPVAPPVNGDVYTDISPENAVIQGQRRSNKGVDYLVEASAAEAEAISATLAALKARQVNGEMEHSPDREQSPGAMPSGKQNLSLIKPDAALLNNSTPPPGVRLHHRAVVVAAETGGALGGMVRQLSIDQFENEGRRVIYGTPDNANAARKLLDRQMSINSVPKKVIASLLKPRGWKPPVRRQFFLDCNEIADLCDSAERIFSSEPSVIRLKAPIKIFGDLHGQFGDLMRLFDEYGAPSTAGDIAYIDYLFLGDYVDRGQHSLETITLLLALKVEYPNNVHLIRGNHEAADINALFGFRIECIERMGERDGIWTWHRVNRLFNWLPLAALIEKKIICMHGGIGRSINHIEQIENLQRPITMEAGSVVLMDLLWSDPTENDSVEGLRPNARGPGLVTYGPDRVMEFCNNNDLQLIVRAHECVMDGFERFAQGHLITLFSATNYCGTANNAGAILVLGRDLVVVPKLIHPLPPAITSPETSPDHTEDTWMQELNANRPPTPTRGRPQAANNDRGALAWI
- the LOC100827818 gene encoding serine/threonine-protein phosphatase BSL2 homolog isoform X2, with protein sequence MDVDARMATESDSDSDAAAAAAQSGGGSGSETPSVSPPPEAAVSAAPAVAAGPRPAPGYTVVDAAMDKKEDGPGCRCGHTLTAVPAVGEEGSPGYIGQRLILFGGATALEGNSATPPSSAGSAGIRLAGATADVHCYDVLSNKWSRLTPLGEPPSPRAAHVATAVGTMVVIQGGIGPAGLSAEDLHVLDLTQQRPRWHRVVVQGPGPGPRYGHVMALVGQRFLLTIGGNDGKRPLADVWALDTAAKPYEWRKLEPEGEGPPPCMYATASARSDGLLLLCGGRDTNSVPLSSAYGLAKHRDGRWEWAIAPGVSPSPRYQHAAVFVNARLHVSGGALGGGRMVEDSSSVAVLDTAAGVWCDTKSVVTTPRTGRYSADAAGGEASGELTRRCRHAAAAVGDLIFIYGGLRGGVLLDDLLVAEDLAAAETTSAANHAAAAAANMQAGGTPGRFAYNNEQTGQTAAGTTPDGAVVLGTPVAPPVNGDVYTDISPENAVIQGQRRSNKGVDYLVEASAAEAEAISATLAALKARQVNGEMEHSPDREQSPGAMPSGKQNLSLIKPDAALLNNSTPPPGVRLHHRAVVVAAETGGALGGMVRQLSIDQFENEGRRVIYGTPDNANAARKLLDRQMSINSVPKKVIASLLKPRGWKPPVRRQFFLDCNEIADLCDSAERIFSSEPSVIRLKAPIKIFGDLHGQFGDLMRLFDEYGAPSTAGDIAYIDYLFLGDYVDRGQHSLETITLLLALKVEYPNNVHLIRGNHEAADINALFGFRIECIERMGERDGIWTWHRVNRLFNWLPLAALIEKKIICMHGGIGRSINHIEQIENLQRPITMEAGSVVLMDLLWSDPTENDSVEGLRPNARGPGLVTYGPDRVMEFCNNNDLQLIVRAHECVMDGFERFAQGHLITLFSATNYCGTANNAGAILVLGRDLVVVPKLIHPLPPAITSPETSPDHTEDTWMQELNANRPPTPTRGRPQAANNDRGALAWI